In Alicyclobacillus macrosporangiidus CPP55, a single window of DNA contains:
- a CDS encoding MaoC family dehydratase N-terminal domain-containing protein, with product MSIESFRACIGRASEPVKNEVEKGAIRKFAAAIGDPNPLYRDEAAGGGRLLAPPTFSRTFDYGRVPGLELPRAGLIHAGQEFEYFRPIYSGDVLYCHTRLADVFEKEGRLGRMVFLVFEMEAQDEDGNPVVRQKSTVICREAGD from the coding sequence GTGTCCATTGAGTCATTCCGCGCATGCATCGGGCGCGCGTCCGAACCGGTGAAGAACGAGGTCGAAAAAGGGGCCATTCGCAAGTTCGCGGCGGCCATCGGGGACCCGAACCCGCTGTACCGGGACGAGGCTGCGGGAGGCGGGCGGCTGCTGGCGCCACCGACCTTTTCCCGCACTTTTGATTACGGTCGAGTGCCCGGGCTGGAGCTGCCCCGGGCGGGCCTGATCCACGCTGGCCAGGAGTTTGAATACTTCCGACCCATCTATTCCGGGGATGTGTTGTACTGCCACACCCGGTTGGCCGATGTGTTTGAAAAGGAAGGAAGGCTCGGTCGGATGGTGTTTCTGGTGTTCGAGATGGAGGCGCAGGACGAAGACGGGAATCCGGTCGTGCGGCAGAAGTCGACCGTGATCTGCCGGGAGGCGGG
- a CDS encoding long-chain fatty acid--CoA ligase — MMDYPLLLKTVLYRAVTVFPDQEIVSRDFSGMHRYTYRDLDQRVRRLANALASLGVAPGERVASFAWNNHRHLELYYAVPCSQRVLHTVNIRLFREQIVYTVNHAEDKVMFVDEDLVPLIASLAPELKTVQQYVIMTDKRELPDVPLPGAILYEDLLAQHSPDYEFPEFDERSPAIMAYTSATTGDPKGVVYSHRGLFLHCLTCLTGELGVDEDDVTMPIVPMFHVNAWGRPYTDTWAGCKQVYPGARPTPEVLCDLIQEEKVTFSAGVPTIWMGVLQHVLANPGKYDFSHVRYFMSGGAALPAALTQQFQEKLGVRLHQGYGQTETTPVTFINPLKAKHRNLTGPELYRLRTKTGLLLPCLEMRVVDAEGREVPHDGKTMGELLLRGPWIIDEYYNAPEKSREAFVDGWFRTGDVVTVDEDGYLQVVDRTKDLIKSGGEWISSVDLENAIMAHPDVAEAAVIGIASEKWQERPLACVVLKPSARGKVTKEDLRRFLEDKVAKWWIPDDFVFIDEIPKTSVGKFYKRELRTWYEQGRLTS; from the coding sequence TCCTGTACCGGGCGGTGACGGTGTTTCCCGATCAGGAGATTGTCTCGCGCGACTTCTCCGGGATGCACCGGTACACCTACCGGGATCTGGACCAGCGCGTGCGCCGCCTTGCCAACGCATTGGCGAGTCTCGGGGTGGCGCCGGGCGAGCGGGTGGCGTCTTTCGCGTGGAACAACCACCGCCACCTGGAGCTGTACTATGCGGTCCCGTGTTCCCAGCGCGTGCTGCACACCGTGAACATCCGGCTCTTCCGGGAGCAGATCGTCTACACGGTCAACCACGCCGAGGACAAGGTGATGTTCGTCGACGAGGACCTGGTGCCGCTGATTGCGTCGTTGGCGCCAGAGCTGAAGACCGTCCAGCAGTACGTGATCATGACCGACAAACGTGAGCTGCCGGACGTGCCCCTGCCGGGCGCCATCCTTTACGAAGACCTGCTTGCCCAGCACAGCCCGGATTACGAGTTTCCCGAGTTCGACGAGCGCAGCCCCGCCATCATGGCGTACACGTCGGCGACGACGGGCGATCCGAAAGGTGTCGTGTATTCGCACCGCGGCCTGTTCCTGCACTGTCTGACGTGCCTGACCGGCGAACTCGGGGTCGACGAGGACGACGTCACCATGCCGATTGTGCCGATGTTCCACGTGAACGCCTGGGGCCGTCCGTACACCGACACGTGGGCGGGCTGCAAGCAGGTCTACCCCGGAGCGCGGCCGACGCCTGAGGTGCTGTGCGATCTGATCCAGGAGGAGAAGGTCACCTTCAGCGCGGGCGTGCCGACCATCTGGATGGGGGTCCTGCAGCACGTGCTTGCGAATCCCGGCAAGTACGACTTCAGCCACGTGCGTTACTTCATGTCGGGAGGCGCAGCGCTGCCGGCGGCGTTGACCCAGCAGTTCCAGGAGAAGCTCGGGGTGCGGCTGCACCAGGGGTACGGCCAGACGGAGACGACCCCGGTCACGTTCATCAATCCGCTGAAGGCCAAGCATCGCAATCTCACCGGTCCGGAACTGTACAGACTGCGGACGAAGACGGGACTGCTGCTGCCGTGCCTGGAGATGCGGGTGGTGGATGCGGAGGGCCGTGAGGTGCCTCACGACGGGAAGACGATGGGCGAGCTGTTGCTGCGCGGGCCCTGGATCATCGACGAGTATTACAATGCGCCAGAGAAATCTCGGGAGGCCTTCGTCGACGGGTGGTTCCGCACCGGTGACGTGGTGACGGTGGACGAGGACGGCTACCTGCAGGTAGTGGACCGGACGAAAGACCTCATCAAGAGCGGCGGAGAGTGGATCTCTTCGGTCGATCTCGAAAACGCCATCATGGCGCACCCGGATGTCGCGGAGGCGGCGGTCATCGGGATCGCCAGTGAGAAGTGGCAGGAGCGCCCCTTGGCGTGCGTGGTGCTCAAGCCCTCGGCGCGCGGGAAGGTGACCAAGGAGGACCTGCGGCGGTTCCTTGAGGACAAGGTGGCGAAGTGGTGGATCCCGGACGATTTCGTGTTCATCGACGAGATCCCGAAGACGAGTGTCGGCAAGTTCTACAAGCGAGAGCTGCGCACGTGGTATGAGCAAGGCCGGTTGACGTCGTAA